Proteins co-encoded in one Gleimia hominis genomic window:
- a CDS encoding DsbA family protein: MAASKGAGSASAQKARKMREQAQARERRTRNVIITVVVLLVLAVVAAVGVVVYKSRSADSAGEGAAAASADGSFIISANGSGKPKSGVPTLEEYMDYSCHACADTTAILGDTLTKAVKNGEFNLKITPVNTVDMVYHQEAADAAYVVWQQQPDKYMDFHAAVMAYFKSQFDAKDGSVIQESAQKSADKIAQIAKSVGISDATISKFKASDMKAQLKANTDKWISRKVDGSTEKYTPQFISNDKLIELKGESAEEVTKNLLEGIKAAQK, translated from the coding sequence ATGGCAGCCTCAAAGGGAGCTGGTAGCGCGAGCGCGCAGAAAGCTCGGAAGATGCGGGAGCAAGCCCAGGCGCGGGAACGTCGTACACGTAACGTGATCATCACGGTTGTGGTACTGCTCGTGCTGGCGGTGGTTGCAGCGGTGGGCGTGGTTGTTTACAAGTCTCGTTCCGCAGATTCGGCGGGTGAAGGTGCGGCAGCGGCCAGTGCTGACGGTTCGTTCATCATCAGTGCGAATGGGTCTGGGAAACCTAAGTCTGGGGTGCCGACTTTAGAGGAGTACATGGATTATTCGTGTCACGCGTGTGCGGACACGACTGCGATACTGGGCGATACCCTAACTAAAGCTGTTAAGAATGGTGAGTTTAACCTCAAGATCACGCCGGTGAACACGGTGGACATGGTGTACCACCAAGAGGCGGCAGATGCGGCGTACGTGGTGTGGCAGCAGCAGCCGGATAAGTACATGGATTTTCACGCGGCGGTGATGGCGTATTTTAAGTCGCAGTTTGATGCGAAAGACGGGTCCGTGATCCAGGAGTCTGCGCAGAAGTCGGCCGACAAGATCGCGCAGATCGCAAAGTCAGTGGGGATATCTGACGCGACGATCAGTAAGTTCAAAGCGTCGGACATGAAGGCGCAGTTGAAGGCGAATACGGACAAGTGGATTTCCCGCAAAGTTGATGGTTCAACTGAGAAGTACACGCCGCAGTTCATTTCAAATGACAAGCTGATTGAGTTGAAAGGTGAGTCCGCTGAGGAGGTTACGAAAAATCTTCTTGAGGGCATAAAAGCGGCGCAGAAATAA
- a CDS encoding serine/threonine-protein kinase, with protein MSDSVQRPATRLGGYRLVRPLGSGGAAVVWEAVDEAGARYALKLLHPAVASDQVARVRLAREAQTLNRVRSAAVAHVVDLETEGQQPFVVTELVDGLSLRDEVHQRGPFYYDDAVDLAFSLAEVLRQVHAAGVIHRDLKPSNVMLGPEGPVLIDFGISRAAGDERLTSTGLVTGTPGWVAPEVLQGADDDEVTDWWGAAAIVLFSLTGRQPFGTGKMEVVLGRIATGRPDTRGVFPPLARVLRRALGPRENRLDYGEFLAQLREFDAIEVEAYSDADEADPQAQATQAFEPDVGSDSATRAYDPESVSEGAATRIYDPEADSGNDATRVYAPNQGHAVAGYEDYAPKASPEDPPASPIAGRGQPPAPQQLAAGGVPGPQVGQVGEASVPQWAFPSVYQYRAPGRANLFSAGLMGLACLLPVWFGMPGAIWLLVLLVVLEAVGNARTWRERRRTRVGSKQKGDNALAALRAVPYALKSVFAVGINALIGGVLAGAAWSIWAMSRRLDLVNTPFLLMLQGSPGQRGWLSAWQDVQVVPALLWVSVVVIVLLCHMGAGGWHLREGERATISAAMPSGALRLFFGIILCGVCVLTVGMVTGVIGW; from the coding sequence GTGAGTGATTCCGTTCAGCGTCCGGCGACCCGTTTGGGGGGTTATCGTCTTGTGCGCCCGTTGGGTAGTGGTGGCGCTGCGGTTGTGTGGGAGGCCGTGGATGAGGCGGGTGCCCGGTATGCGTTGAAGTTGTTGCATCCCGCGGTGGCGTCGGATCAGGTGGCGCGGGTGCGTTTGGCGCGGGAGGCACAGACGTTGAATCGGGTGCGTTCCGCAGCGGTGGCGCACGTGGTGGATTTGGAGACGGAGGGCCAGCAGCCGTTTGTGGTTACGGAGCTGGTTGATGGTTTGTCTTTGCGCGATGAGGTGCACCAGCGCGGCCCGTTTTATTACGATGATGCGGTTGATTTGGCTTTTAGTTTGGCTGAGGTTCTGCGGCAGGTGCATGCGGCGGGGGTGATTCATCGGGATTTGAAGCCTTCGAATGTGATGTTGGGGCCGGAGGGGCCGGTGCTGATTGATTTTGGGATTTCGAGGGCGGCTGGGGATGAGCGGCTTACGTCGACGGGTTTAGTTACGGGTACCCCGGGTTGGGTGGCGCCTGAGGTTCTGCAGGGCGCGGATGATGATGAGGTCACGGATTGGTGGGGTGCGGCTGCGATCGTGTTGTTTTCGTTGACGGGGCGGCAGCCGTTTGGGACGGGGAAGATGGAGGTGGTGCTCGGTCGGATCGCGACGGGCCGGCCGGATACGCGGGGGGTTTTCCCACCGCTGGCGCGGGTGTTGCGTCGGGCGTTGGGACCGCGCGAGAACCGTCTGGACTACGGTGAGTTTTTAGCGCAGTTGCGGGAGTTTGATGCCATTGAGGTCGAGGCATACTCGGATGCAGATGAGGCGGATCCCCAGGCGCAGGCAACGCAGGCTTTTGAACCGGACGTTGGTTCGGACAGTGCCACGCGTGCTTACGATCCAGAATCGGTCTCTGAGGGCGCAGCCACCCGGATTTATGATCCGGAAGCAGATTCAGGAAACGATGCCACCCGAGTTTACGCGCCGAACCAGGGGCATGCAGTGGCAGGTTATGAGGATTACGCGCCGAAAGCCTCACCGGAAGATCCGCCGGCAAGCCCAATCGCTGGTCGGGGGCAGCCACCTGCGCCGCAGCAGTTGGCAGCGGGGGGAGTGCCAGGACCTCAGGTGGGTCAAGTAGGTGAGGCAAGTGTGCCGCAGTGGGCGTTCCCGTCGGTGTACCAGTATCGAGCACCGGGGCGGGCGAACCTGTTTTCCGCTGGGCTGATGGGGTTGGCGTGCCTGCTGCCGGTGTGGTTTGGGATGCCGGGGGCGATCTGGCTACTGGTATTGCTGGTGGTTCTTGAGGCAGTTGGGAACGCGCGCACGTGGCGGGAACGGCGCCGCACCCGCGTGGGATCTAAGCAGAAGGGAGATAATGCGCTCGCGGCACTTAGGGCAGTGCCGTATGCGCTCAAGTCTGTGTTTGCCGTGGGCATTAACGCGTTGATCGGTGGGGTGCTGGCTGGCGCGGCCTGGTCGATTTGGGCGATGTCACGGCGGTTAGACCTGGTGAACACCCCGTTTCTGTTAATGCTGCAAGGTAGTCCGGGGCAGCGCGGGTGGTTGTCAGCGTGGCAAGACGTGCAGGTAGTGCCCGCCTTGCTTTGGGTGAGTGTGGTCGTGATTGTTCTGCTCTGTCACATGGGTGCTGGTGGTTGGCATCTGCGTGAAGGGGAGCGGGCCACCATTTCGGCTGCGATGCCTTCTGGGGCGCTGAGGTTGTTCTTTGGGATAATCCTGTGTGGCGTGTGCGTGCTAACGGTTGGCATGGTCACAGGGGTTATAGGTTGGTAG
- a CDS encoding ABC transporter ATP-binding protein, with the protein MASVTFEGATRIYPGSETPAVDNLNLDIADGEFLVLVGPSGCGKSTSLRMLAGLEEVNAGTISIGGRDVTDVPPKDRDIAMVFQNYALYPHMTVRDNMGFALKIAGTPKDEINRRVEEAAQILDLTEYLDRKPKALSGGQRQRVAMGRAIVRKPRVFLMDEPLSNLDAKLRVQTRTQIASLQRSLGVTTVYVTHDQTEALTMGDRIAVLKDGILQQVGTPREMYDRPANEFVAGFIGSPAMNLGTFKVADDGYATLGEARVPLSQETRDAITEADGGQIVIGFRPESLEVVEEGTDGAIPVEVELVEELGSDAYIYGHLVGGGDLGSGTDANPDDDTTDQIIIRTAPHTSPDKGSVVNVRIKKGGQHNFSHATGERLPD; encoded by the coding sequence ATGGCATCTGTAACTTTTGAAGGGGCAACCCGTATCTACCCGGGGTCAGAAACCCCCGCAGTGGACAACCTGAACCTAGACATCGCCGACGGCGAATTCCTAGTGCTCGTAGGCCCCTCGGGCTGCGGTAAATCCACGTCACTGCGCATGCTAGCCGGACTCGAAGAAGTCAACGCCGGCACCATTTCAATCGGAGGTCGCGACGTCACCGACGTTCCCCCCAAAGACCGCGACATCGCAATGGTCTTCCAAAACTACGCGCTCTACCCCCACATGACCGTGCGGGACAACATGGGATTCGCCCTCAAAATCGCGGGCACACCCAAAGACGAAATCAACCGTCGCGTAGAAGAAGCCGCACAAATCCTCGACCTAACCGAATACCTGGACCGCAAACCAAAAGCACTGTCCGGTGGGCAACGCCAACGCGTCGCCATGGGCCGCGCAATCGTGCGGAAACCACGCGTATTCCTCATGGACGAACCACTGTCTAACCTCGACGCCAAACTACGTGTACAAACCCGTACCCAAATCGCGTCCCTACAACGGTCCCTCGGCGTCACCACCGTGTACGTCACCCACGACCAGACAGAAGCCCTCACCATGGGCGACCGCATCGCCGTACTCAAAGACGGGATCCTCCAACAAGTAGGTACCCCCCGCGAAATGTACGACCGTCCAGCAAACGAATTCGTCGCCGGATTCATCGGCTCACCAGCCATGAACCTCGGCACGTTCAAAGTAGCCGACGACGGCTACGCCACTCTCGGTGAAGCCCGCGTCCCCCTCTCCCAAGAAACACGCGACGCCATCACCGAAGCAGACGGCGGACAAATCGTCATCGGATTCCGCCCCGAATCCCTCGAAGTAGTAGAAGAGGGCACCGACGGCGCCATCCCCGTAGAAGTAGAACTCGTCGAAGAACTCGGCTCCGACGCCTACATCTACGGACACCTCGTAGGCGGCGGCGACCTCGGCTCCGGAACCGACGCGAACCCAGATGACGACACCACCGACCAAATCATCATCCGAACCGCACCCCACACCTCACCCGACAAAGGGTCCGTAGTGAACGTGCGCATTAAGAAAGGTGGGCAACACAACTTCAGCCACGCAACCGGTGAACGCCTCCCCGACTAA
- a CDS encoding DUF47 domain-containing protein, giving the protein MRFSKSDGSNVFFDLLTTQANHLVRGAQLLARIHGARNEDRFNLRDELHEVEHLCDEALHELSSKINQTFVTPFDRDDLTFLAGKLDDCMDFMDEAGDLIVLYKVGDLPRGVVEQLNVIQRCADLTAQAMPKLKSLGGLRDYWIEINRLENEGDKAYRRVLSEVFDTYENAIEVIKVKDIVEALEKACDSFEGLANGIETIAIKES; this is encoded by the coding sequence ATGCGATTTTCCAAGTCCGACGGCAGCAACGTGTTTTTCGACCTGCTAACCACCCAAGCTAACCACTTGGTACGTGGCGCCCAACTACTGGCACGCATCCACGGGGCAAGAAACGAAGACCGCTTCAACCTCCGCGACGAACTACACGAAGTAGAACACCTCTGCGACGAAGCCCTCCACGAACTCTCCTCCAAAATCAACCAAACCTTCGTCACCCCGTTCGACCGCGACGATCTAACCTTCCTAGCTGGAAAACTAGACGACTGCATGGACTTCATGGACGAAGCCGGAGACCTCATCGTCCTGTACAAAGTCGGCGACCTCCCCCGCGGAGTCGTGGAACAACTAAACGTAATCCAACGCTGCGCAGACCTCACCGCACAAGCCATGCCGAAACTAAAAAGCCTCGGCGGACTCCGCGACTACTGGATCGAAATCAACCGCCTCGAAAACGAAGGCGACAAAGCCTACCGGCGGGTCCTCTCCGAAGTATTCGACACCTACGAAAACGCCATCGAAGTGATCAAAGTCAAAGACATCGTCGAAGCACTCGAAAAAGCGTGTGACAGCTTCGAAGGTTTAGCAAACGGCATCGAAACCATCGCGATTAAGGAGTCCTAA
- a CDS encoding inorganic phosphate transporter — protein sequence MELTLFLVLLVITISLAFDFTNGFHDAANAIATSVSTRALTPRAALTLAAVMNFAGALMGTAVAKTIGQGIIDVAPFTDSADNQLKLHGLAIILAALVGAITWNLITWWLGLPSSSSHALIGGLVGAGLASATPVQWWGVTTHVIIPMFASPLIGFVLAYILMKFTLALVKSLPYHRTMRRFRYAQTVSAALMALGHGLQDAQKTMGIIVMALLAGGYGHTHNILVNGELQIPLWVKLAAATAITAGTYSGGWRIMRTLGRKVIELDPAHGFIAETVSAGVLYSAAYVFHAPISTTHTITSAIMGVGATKRLSAVRWGVAGNIVTAWFLTLPAAAFVSFILYMVLHMFLP from the coding sequence GTGGAGCTCACACTATTCCTAGTGCTCCTAGTGATCACCATATCGCTAGCATTCGATTTCACTAACGGCTTCCACGACGCCGCCAACGCGATCGCCACCTCCGTTTCCACCCGCGCCCTAACCCCGCGGGCCGCCCTAACCTTAGCGGCCGTCATGAACTTCGCGGGCGCACTGATGGGCACCGCGGTCGCGAAAACCATTGGGCAAGGCATAATCGACGTCGCCCCATTCACCGACTCCGCGGACAACCAGTTGAAACTTCACGGGCTCGCCATCATCCTCGCGGCCCTAGTGGGTGCCATCACCTGGAACCTCATCACCTGGTGGCTTGGGCTCCCGTCCTCTTCCTCACACGCCCTCATCGGCGGCCTCGTTGGAGCCGGGTTAGCGTCCGCCACTCCCGTGCAATGGTGGGGCGTAACCACCCACGTGATCATCCCCATGTTCGCATCCCCACTGATCGGTTTCGTCCTCGCGTACATTCTGATGAAGTTCACGTTAGCGCTGGTCAAATCCCTTCCCTACCATCGCACAATGCGGCGTTTCCGCTACGCACAAACCGTTTCCGCCGCCCTCATGGCACTTGGCCACGGCCTGCAAGACGCGCAGAAAACCATGGGCATTATCGTCATGGCCCTGCTCGCAGGTGGGTACGGGCACACGCACAACATCTTGGTGAACGGTGAGCTGCAAATCCCCCTTTGGGTCAAGCTCGCGGCCGCAACCGCGATCACGGCCGGCACCTACTCTGGTGGTTGGCGGATTATGCGCACCCTGGGTCGGAAAGTTATTGAGCTAGACCCCGCGCACGGATTCATTGCCGAAACAGTATCCGCTGGCGTGCTGTACTCCGCGGCGTACGTGTTCCACGCTCCCATTTCCACGACCCACACGATCACTTCAGCGATCATGGGGGTTGGCGCCACCAAACGCCTCTCCGCAGTCCGCTGGGGCGTGGCCGGCAACATCGTGACCGCGTGGTTCCTCACGCTTCCCGCTGCCGCGTTCGTGTCGTTCATCCTTTACATGGTGCTGCACATGTTCTTGCCGTGA
- a CDS encoding septum formation family protein — translation MSDILKSSFFLRVTGVAAALVVSTLGCAACSTVAVDLNVGECIKLPSDADLDNGFEVSSVSTTACSKSHDGEVVGMKTIRGESYPGQDELYAQAKTFCRSAFKDYTGEDLDSSPLEVFPLLPTKDSWSHSQDRALVCVAVSRDDPLHKSLKKNT, via the coding sequence GTGAGTGATATTTTGAAATCTTCATTTTTTCTTCGCGTCACCGGCGTTGCCGCAGCGTTAGTTGTGTCTACGCTCGGGTGCGCTGCGTGTTCCACGGTGGCAGTGGATTTGAATGTGGGTGAGTGCATTAAACTTCCCAGTGATGCGGATTTGGATAATGGTTTTGAGGTGTCTTCCGTGTCCACCACTGCCTGCAGTAAGTCACATGATGGTGAGGTTGTGGGCATGAAGACAATTCGAGGCGAGTCTTACCCGGGGCAAGATGAGTTGTACGCGCAAGCGAAAACGTTTTGCCGGTCTGCGTTTAAAGACTACACAGGTGAGGATTTAGATTCTTCCCCATTAGAGGTGTTTCCCCTACTGCCCACTAAGGACAGTTGGTCGCATTCACAAGATCGGGCGCTGGTGTGCGTTGCGGTTAGTCGTGATGATCCGCTGCATAAGTCCCTCAAGAAAAATACCTGA
- the pstB gene encoding phosphate ABC transporter ATP-binding protein PstB produces MNKYQIDVENLNIYYGDFLAVKNVNMTIPERAITALIGPSGCGKSTFLRTLNRMHEVIPGARVEGEVRVGGKNAYDSDVDPVHVRREIGMVFQRPNPFPTMSIRQNVLAGVRLNSIRMGREEQEQIVEKSLKRSNLWDEVKDRLDKPGASLSGGQQQRLCIARAIAVEPNVLLMDEPASALDPISTGAIEELMMELKDRYTIVIVTHNMQQAARISQRTAFFNLEAVGQPGTLVETDDTEVIFNNPHESTTADYIAGRFG; encoded by the coding sequence GTGAACAAGTACCAGATAGATGTTGAGAATCTAAATATTTACTACGGCGACTTCCTCGCAGTTAAAAACGTGAATATGACGATTCCGGAACGCGCCATCACCGCGCTCATCGGCCCCTCAGGCTGCGGAAAATCCACGTTCCTGCGCACCCTAAACCGGATGCACGAAGTGATCCCAGGGGCACGCGTAGAAGGGGAAGTGCGGGTAGGTGGTAAAAACGCGTACGACTCCGACGTCGACCCAGTGCACGTGCGGCGCGAAATCGGAATGGTATTCCAACGGCCCAACCCGTTCCCAACCATGAGCATCCGCCAGAACGTGCTCGCGGGCGTGCGGCTGAACTCAATCCGCATGGGACGCGAAGAGCAAGAACAGATTGTTGAAAAATCTTTGAAACGCTCAAACTTGTGGGACGAGGTAAAAGACCGGTTAGATAAACCAGGTGCGTCCCTGTCCGGTGGGCAGCAGCAGCGTCTATGCATCGCCCGTGCGATCGCGGTGGAACCAAACGTTTTGCTCATGGACGAACCCGCGTCCGCGCTCGACCCGATCTCTACAGGCGCCATTGAAGAACTCATGATGGAGCTGAAAGACCGGTACACCATCGTGATCGTCACGCACAACATGCAGCAAGCAGCGCGGATTTCGCAACGCACCGCGTTCTTCAACCTGGAAGCGGTAGGGCAACCCGGGACCCTCGTGGAAACTGACGATACGGAAGTGATCTTCAACAACCCCCACGAGTCCACAACTGCGGACTACATCGCCGGTCGATTCGGATAA
- the pstA gene encoding phosphate ABC transporter permease PstA, with protein sequence MTTIRIPNVRRTSLTSVKARSSNPFESRNPAHDMRRHLVNKIAAVVVCVSFALAVIPLISLLTTVVMQGYARLSPYFLSVSMAGVYGGMNAGGIYHAIVGTVLVTGLATLISVPIGLGCAIYLVEYARGTRFARVTNFLVDVMTGIPSIVAGLFAAALFATFVSPAYRAGIMGAVALVVLMIPTVVRSSQEMLMLVPMELREASYALGVPHWRTIAKVVLRTAAPGLTTSIMLAIARVIGETAPLLMTVGVLHSINFNPFEGRLMTLPVYVYRQYSQGLAPCGGVENCVPTINFERAWAAALVLIIIVMILNIGARIISSLFSHNMR encoded by the coding sequence ATGACAACGATTCGTATTCCGAACGTGCGGCGAACGTCATTGACGTCCGTGAAAGCACGGTCGTCGAATCCTTTTGAATCACGCAACCCGGCGCACGACATGCGCCGGCACCTCGTGAACAAAATCGCCGCCGTAGTAGTATGCGTATCATTCGCACTAGCCGTAATCCCACTAATCTCACTGCTAACCACCGTGGTGATGCAAGGGTACGCGCGGCTCAGCCCGTACTTCCTGTCCGTATCCATGGCGGGCGTTTACGGCGGTATGAACGCCGGGGGTATCTACCACGCAATCGTCGGTACCGTGCTAGTTACTGGCCTGGCCACTCTCATCTCAGTACCCATCGGACTGGGATGCGCGATCTACCTCGTGGAATACGCGCGCGGCACCCGGTTCGCCCGCGTCACAAACTTCCTCGTGGACGTAATGACGGGCATCCCCTCAATCGTCGCTGGCCTGTTCGCAGCTGCCCTGTTCGCCACGTTCGTTTCCCCCGCCTACCGCGCCGGCATCATGGGTGCGGTGGCCCTCGTGGTACTCATGATCCCAACGGTGGTGCGTTCCTCCCAAGAAATGCTGATGCTAGTTCCCATGGAGTTGCGCGAAGCCTCATACGCTCTCGGGGTGCCGCACTGGCGCACAATCGCAAAAGTAGTTCTGCGTACCGCAGCTCCGGGCCTCACCACCTCAATCATGCTGGCGATTGCCCGTGTCATTGGTGAAACCGCGCCACTACTGATGACGGTTGGAGTTTTGCATTCCATTAACTTCAACCCATTCGAAGGTAGGCTCATGACCCTGCCCGTGTACGTGTACCGACAATACTCACAGGGCCTAGCACCATGCGGTGGGGTAGAGAACTGCGTTCCCACAATCAACTTTGAACGCGCCTGGGCCGCAGCCCTTGTGCTCATCATCATCGTGATGATCCTGAACATTGGTGCACGCATAATCTCAAGCCTGTTCTCCCACAACATGCGCTGA
- the pstC gene encoding phosphate ABC transporter permease subunit PstC, producing the protein MTAISSGTTGNRVFRLGSKTSATLIAVTLAAVAAFLVIQAWPALTHPNAGLRTMGSADTVSLWRFTAPQIFGTVIAALGAMVIAVPVSVGIALFISHYAPRKLANVLGYLVDLLAAIPSVVYGLWGAMWLVPRLVPFYEWLSDYFGWIPLFAPPVSPTGRVMASATIILAVMILPIITAVAREVFLQTPTLNEEAALALGATKWEMIRMAVLPWGASGIASASMLGLGRALGETMAVVMVLSVGSSYSFNLLQAGKHSTIAANIALQFPESTGITTAALVATGLALFAITMIVNAGARWIVNRQNIAMGN; encoded by the coding sequence ATGACTGCAATATCTTCAGGCACAACCGGAAACCGCGTTTTCCGGCTCGGCAGTAAAACAAGCGCCACACTAATCGCTGTGACGCTCGCGGCAGTCGCAGCATTCCTGGTTATTCAGGCGTGGCCGGCACTGACGCACCCCAACGCGGGCCTACGCACTATGGGGAGTGCAGACACCGTGTCCCTGTGGCGATTCACTGCACCGCAGATCTTTGGCACGGTAATCGCCGCCCTGGGAGCAATGGTTATTGCCGTTCCTGTGTCTGTAGGGATTGCCCTATTCATCAGCCACTACGCACCCCGTAAGCTCGCAAACGTGTTGGGATACCTGGTGGACTTGCTCGCAGCAATTCCATCGGTCGTTTACGGCCTATGGGGTGCGATGTGGCTGGTTCCACGGCTCGTACCGTTCTACGAATGGCTATCCGACTACTTCGGTTGGATCCCACTGTTCGCCCCACCCGTGTCCCCAACCGGGCGGGTAATGGCATCCGCAACGATCATCCTGGCGGTCATGATCCTGCCGATTATCACCGCGGTAGCCCGCGAAGTCTTCCTGCAGACTCCCACGTTGAACGAAGAAGCGGCACTTGCCCTCGGCGCAACAAAGTGGGAAATGATCCGCATGGCCGTACTCCCCTGGGGAGCATCCGGCATCGCCTCAGCCTCCATGCTTGGCCTAGGGCGAGCACTTGGCGAAACCATGGCGGTCGTAATGGTCCTGTCCGTAGGCTCCAGCTACTCTTTCAACCTGCTTCAAGCAGGTAAACACTCAACGATTGCAGCGAACATCGCCCTCCAGTTCCCAGAATCAACCGGGATCACAACCGCAGCATTGGTTGCAACCGGCCTGGCCCTGTTCGCAATCACCATGATTGTGAACGCGGGAGCGCGGTGGATCGTTAACCGACAAAACATAGCGATGGGAAACTAA